The following is a genomic window from Alphaproteobacteria bacterium.
TCAGTAGCTTCATTAGTTACTTGATCTACCACATGACGATATCTTTTTAATAAAATTTCACCTGTCTTGCGATCAATATGGGCACGTATATCATGGTCTATACCATATTTTGAACGTCCAGCTTTTTGAATCGCTTGCTCCATAGCATTTAATACTTCATTACGATCTATATTTTTTTCTCTACTCACTGCATCAGCAACTTGTAAAAGTTCATAACGAGGGACAGTTATTGTTGTTTTATTCTCAACAGTTTGATTTTTTTTAAGTGATTTCATAATTTCTTTCGCCTATTTTTTCTGTTTTTTAGTTTTGGTAGTAAAGATGGATGATCAGATAAAAGGACAAGATGACTTTTGTTAATATTACTAAAAGATAACTCTTTTACCTCCTGATCTATTTCTAAGAGAATTATCTCATCTTTTATTCCTATTAATCTTCCTTGGAATCGCTTTTTTCCATCAACTGGTAATTTTGTTTCAATTTGAATAGGTAACCCTGCAAACTTTTTAAAATCATTTAAATAAACTAAGGGACGATTAATACCAGGTGAGCTTATCTCCAAAGTATATTGTTCATTAATTGGATTAT
Proteins encoded in this region:
- a CDS encoding ribosome maturation factor RimP → MQLEKINDLIKPSIEALGYSLVRTKFQGNHRPTLQIMIERQDDQPISVEDCTSISYALSALLDVHNPINEQYTLEISSPGINRPLVYLNDFKKFAGLPIQIETKLPVDGKKRFQGRLIGIKDEIILLEIDQEVKELSFSNINKSHLVLLSDHPSLLPKLKNRKNRRKKL